In a genomic window of Arachnia rubra:
- a CDS encoding queuosine precursor transporter, whose amino-acid sequence MSQLDAIPRSRGNYDLVVALFVSLLLISNVAATKLIAFGPEWSPFGLPVLPVITDGGALLFPLTYVLGDVLAEVFGMRGARRAILLGFGVSLLASLTFLAVGAAPAAPGYENQEAFVAVLGFVPRIVTASLAGYLVGQFLNAWVLVKLKQWRDGRGMWARLLGSTVVGEAADTTIFCLIAFGGEIDGGTMLNYIVVGYVFKVSVEAVLLPITYRVIALVRCREPELTPVS is encoded by the coding sequence GTGAGCCAGCTGGATGCAATACCCCGTTCCCGGGGCAACTACGACCTGGTGGTGGCGCTGTTCGTCTCACTGCTGCTGATCTCGAATGTGGCCGCCACGAAGCTGATCGCCTTCGGCCCCGAGTGGTCACCCTTCGGGCTGCCGGTCCTGCCGGTCATCACCGATGGCGGAGCCCTGCTCTTCCCACTCACCTACGTGCTGGGCGATGTCCTGGCAGAGGTCTTCGGAATGCGAGGAGCCCGGCGGGCCATCCTGCTGGGCTTCGGGGTGTCGCTGCTCGCCTCGCTCACCTTCCTGGCGGTAGGTGCCGCCCCGGCCGCCCCCGGATATGAGAACCAGGAGGCTTTCGTGGCTGTCCTCGGTTTCGTTCCGCGGATCGTCACAGCCTCCCTGGCCGGCTACCTGGTCGGCCAGTTTCTGAACGCCTGGGTGCTGGTGAAACTGAAACAGTGGCGCGACGGACGGGGCATGTGGGCACGCCTGCTGGGTTCAACGGTGGTGGGTGAGGCAGCCGACACCACCATCTTCTGCCTGATCGCATTCGGTGGCGAGATCGACGGCGGCACGATGCTGAACTACATCGTCGTCGGCTATGTCTTCAAGGTGAGTGTGGAGGCGGTCCTGCTCCCCATCACCTACCGGGTGATCGCCCTGGTCCGATGCCGCGAGCCGGAGCTCACACCGGTTTCGTAG
- a CDS encoding DUF5709 domain-containing protein, giving the protein MEDIVDFNTQVPEEAEQLDQLQEGDSLINRGVDDVLDEGYTTPERWSVAQGFGNTVAEMHQGETIEQRIRQEQPELHHDAAPWNPEGEEREVGRERAGRLMRVQGSGREDTLGVDVGFAGGAASAEEAAMHIIADDEDDSGEL; this is encoded by the coding sequence ATGGAAGACATCGTCGACTTCAACACCCAGGTTCCCGAGGAAGCCGAGCAGCTGGACCAGCTGCAGGAGGGGGACTCCCTGATCAACCGCGGCGTGGACGATGTGCTCGACGAGGGTTACACCACACCCGAGCGGTGGTCGGTGGCCCAGGGCTTCGGCAACACCGTCGCGGAGATGCACCAGGGCGAGACCATCGAGCAGCGGATCCGGCAGGAGCAACCGGAGCTTCACCATGATGCTGCCCCCTGGAACCCTGAGGGGGAGGAACGCGAGGTTGGACGGGAGAGAGCTGGCCGTCTGATGCGGGTTCAGGGGTCCGGTCGTGAGGACACGCTCGGCGTCGACGTCGGATTCGCCGGTGGGGCCGCAAGCGCGGAGGAGGCTGCCATGCACATCATCGCCGATGACGAGGATGACTCCGGCGAGCTGTGA
- the rpmF gene encoding 50S ribosomal protein L32: MAVPKRRKSRSNTRSRRAQWKASLTDLVPIRIAGETFKVPRRLVRAYSSGMLSVDDLRH; the protein is encoded by the coding sequence ATGGCAGTCCCCAAGCGCAGGAAATCCCGGTCCAACACACGCTCCCGGCGGGCGCAGTGGAAGGCCTCCCTGACAGACCTGGTCCCGATCCGGATCGCGGGTGAGACCTTCAAGGTGCCACGGCGCCTGGTCCGCGCCTACTCATCCGGCATGCTGAGCGTCGACGACCTCCGGCACTGA
- a CDS encoding LacI family DNA-binding transcriptional regulator, protein MALRPARPTIYDVAREAGVSKSLVSLVLNQSPLVAEAKREAVQEAIRRLGYRRSQAASSLASSRTRTIGLVIDDFRNPWFVELLNGLRTTMGPHGFHVAVREHFTLGGTVANAIDGFRDTQVDALVVAAEPGRDFEDPGIPVVLEGTRCNTIAGADLIYSDQPQGVRLLMDHLHSLGHERIGHVTGLGGSATIRRQAYARCMEAAGQAPWIVGFSHQTNEEGGYLGTAELLREHPEVTAVFTANDTMALGARAALQETGRRVPHDVSLVGFDNSQLAQSRFLSLTTVDNHAFDAGIACAEALLRRFAAPDAPPRHVVLATSLVARSSSARAAGHTGRTAG, encoded by the coding sequence ATGGCTTTGCGGCCGGCAAGACCGACCATCTACGACGTCGCACGCGAGGCGGGGGTGTCGAAGTCACTGGTCTCGCTCGTTCTGAATCAGTCACCTCTGGTGGCCGAAGCCAAACGAGAGGCCGTACAGGAAGCGATCCGGAGGCTCGGCTACCGCCGCAGCCAGGCCGCCTCTTCGCTGGCCAGCAGTCGCACGAGGACCATCGGCCTGGTCATCGACGACTTCAGGAATCCCTGGTTCGTTGAGCTGCTGAACGGGCTGCGCACCACGATGGGACCGCACGGCTTCCACGTCGCGGTCCGCGAGCATTTCACGCTCGGCGGCACAGTGGCCAACGCGATTGACGGCTTCCGCGACACTCAAGTGGATGCATTGGTCGTGGCTGCAGAGCCAGGACGAGACTTCGAGGATCCCGGGATCCCTGTGGTACTGGAGGGGACCCGATGCAACACGATCGCGGGAGCCGACCTGATCTACAGCGACCAGCCTCAGGGCGTGAGACTCCTGATGGACCATCTGCACTCCCTGGGACACGAGCGCATCGGGCATGTGACCGGTCTTGGAGGGTCCGCCACCATCCGGAGGCAGGCCTATGCACGCTGTATGGAGGCGGCCGGCCAGGCACCATGGATCGTCGGCTTCTCGCACCAGACCAACGAGGAGGGCGGCTATCTGGGCACCGCTGAGCTGCTGAGAGAGCACCCTGAGGTGACCGCGGTCTTCACCGCGAACGACACCATGGCCCTGGGTGCCCGGGCCGCACTGCAGGAGACCGGCAGAAGGGTCCCGCACGACGTGTCACTCGTCGGATTCGACAATTCCCAGCTCGCTCAGAGCCGTTTCCTGAGCCTCACAACGGTGGACAATCACGCTTTTGACGCGGGGATCGCGTGCGCGGAGGCGCTGCTGCGCCGGTTCGCCGCTCCCGATGCACCGCCCCGGCATGTCGTCCTGGCCACCAGTCTGGTTGCCCGTTCGTCATCAGCCAGGGCTGCCGGGCACACCGGCAGAACAGCCGGGTAG
- a CDS encoding Gfo/Idh/MocA family protein encodes MTIGIAVIGAGMAGKAHAAAYRVAPTLYDSTLPDLRYVSICDVNPEISQATARRYGYERGDTDWRAIAGDPGIDVVSVVIANSLHLEVVKGLLEAGKHVLCEKPLSDTLASAREMARLAQEASTLARIGLTYQRQPGIAAIRDWIRDGTLGRVHHFSGRYWCDYGCDPMAPISWRYKGPMGSGALADVGSHLTYLAEFLCGEVTAVSGGAFTTVVAERPVPLGNVIGHELAAVSDRMEAVENDDYATYTATFSQAAGSLEASRVAAGYPNGLAIEVFCENGAANYHQARPSQIRLYLNGNQPGANGYRTVNLGADHPYVSAGMPIDVAGVGFGQNEGFAYQARAFLEEVVGIPEERSLPRNASFGEGVHNMEILAAVVQSAERNGEQVKL; translated from the coding sequence ATGACCATAGGGATCGCTGTCATCGGGGCAGGCATGGCTGGGAAGGCACACGCCGCCGCCTACCGGGTCGCTCCCACGCTGTACGACTCCACGCTTCCTGATCTGCGGTACGTCTCCATCTGCGACGTGAACCCTGAGATCAGCCAGGCCACCGCCCGGCGCTACGGCTATGAGCGGGGTGACACTGACTGGCGCGCCATCGCAGGTGACCCCGGCATTGACGTGGTCAGCGTCGTCATAGCCAACAGCCTGCACCTGGAGGTGGTCAAAGGGCTTCTTGAGGCCGGCAAGCACGTGCTGTGCGAGAAACCCTTGTCTGACACACTGGCTTCCGCCCGGGAAATGGCCAGGCTGGCTCAGGAGGCATCCACGCTGGCCCGTATCGGCCTGACCTATCAGCGCCAGCCCGGTATTGCAGCCATCCGGGACTGGATCCGCGACGGCACGCTCGGCAGGGTGCATCACTTCTCGGGCCGCTACTGGTGCGACTACGGCTGCGACCCGATGGCGCCGATCAGCTGGCGATACAAGGGGCCGATGGGATCGGGAGCGCTTGCCGACGTTGGAAGTCACCTGACGTATCTCGCCGAGTTCTTGTGCGGAGAGGTCACGGCCGTCTCCGGCGGGGCCTTCACCACCGTCGTCGCAGAGCGCCCAGTCCCGCTGGGCAATGTGATCGGGCATGAGCTGGCCGCCGTGTCTGACCGCATGGAGGCTGTCGAGAACGACGACTACGCCACCTATACAGCCACCTTCAGCCAGGCCGCTGGCAGCCTTGAGGCATCACGAGTGGCGGCTGGCTATCCGAACGGGCTCGCCATAGAGGTGTTCTGTGAGAACGGCGCGGCGAACTATCACCAGGCCAGGCCATCCCAGATACGGCTGTACCTGAACGGCAACCAGCCGGGTGCGAACGGCTACCGCACGGTAAACCTGGGTGCAGATCATCCCTATGTGTCCGCCGGCATGCCCATCGATGTTGCTGGCGTGGGGTTTGGTCAGAACGAGGGATTCGCCTACCAGGCGCGGGCCTTCCTTGAGGAGGTCGTGGGGATTCCGGAGGAGAGGTCCCTGCCGCGCAACGCCTCTTTCGGGGAAGGCGTCCACAACATGGAAATCCTGGCTGCCGTCGTCCAGTCGGCGGAGCGTAATGGAGAGCAGGTGAAGCTGTGA
- a CDS encoding sugar phosphate isomerase/epimerase family protein, protein MKLGVYNAVLHDRPLEEAVEVVASLGLGGIEINSGGFLAPVHIPEIDQIIADPSVARKYLRRFDGTGVEIAGLNCNGNPLHPNPVIGEKHAEDVRRTIRAAAALGQTRVVTMSGLPGGEPGTRHPNWIVNAWNSAALDVLDYQWEIAAEFWSGIDQLAKDHGVKVALELHPQNLVFNTRDVRKLIQLTGAANIGVEMDASHLFWQQADPVAVVRELGPLIFHAAAKDVRINVENARLNGVLDNGFRRLAPDEPRVNLGGDEWANEWPRDSSWDFVALGKGHDVAYWTEFIRALYEVDPDMCLNIEHEDTELGQIEGLQVAADVLMSAWRTFEAEQLKG, encoded by the coding sequence GTGAAGCTGGGTGTCTACAACGCGGTCCTGCACGATCGCCCCCTGGAGGAGGCGGTCGAGGTGGTGGCTTCGCTTGGCCTGGGCGGCATCGAGATCAACTCGGGCGGTTTCCTGGCGCCGGTGCACATCCCTGAGATCGACCAGATCATCGCAGACCCGTCAGTTGCCAGGAAATACCTGAGGAGGTTCGACGGCACAGGTGTTGAGATAGCTGGCCTCAACTGCAACGGCAACCCCCTCCATCCCAATCCGGTGATTGGCGAGAAGCACGCCGAAGATGTGCGCCGCACCATCCGTGCCGCGGCCGCGCTGGGACAGACCAGGGTCGTCACGATGTCTGGCCTGCCCGGCGGGGAGCCCGGAACGCGGCATCCGAACTGGATCGTCAACGCCTGGAACTCTGCAGCACTCGACGTCCTCGATTACCAATGGGAGATTGCCGCGGAGTTCTGGAGCGGAATCGATCAGCTGGCCAAGGACCATGGGGTCAAGGTGGCGCTCGAACTGCATCCTCAAAACCTGGTCTTCAATACCCGTGATGTCCGCAAACTGATCCAGTTGACAGGGGCGGCGAACATCGGGGTCGAGATGGATGCCTCGCACCTGTTCTGGCAGCAGGCTGATCCGGTGGCTGTGGTGCGTGAGCTCGGTCCTTTGATCTTCCACGCCGCCGCGAAGGACGTCCGGATCAACGTCGAGAATGCCAGGCTGAATGGTGTCCTGGATAACGGTTTTCGGCGGCTTGCACCCGACGAGCCGCGCGTTAATCTCGGCGGTGATGAATGGGCCAATGAATGGCCGAGGGATTCCTCGTGGGATTTCGTCGCTCTTGGCAAGGGACATGACGTGGCCTACTGGACCGAGTTCATCCGGGCCCTGTACGAGGTCGACCCTGATATGTGCCTGAACATCGAGCATGAGGACACGGAGCTGGGACAGATAGAGGGACTCCAGGTGGCTGCCGATGTGCTGATGTCAGCCTGGAGGACCTTCGAGGCTGAGCAGTTGAAGGGCTGA
- a CDS encoding PhoH family protein: MVTLLGPRDTFLRVLEDRLSADLHVRGGQVTLTGDPEAVAAADEVLTELITIIRTGQGLTEETVERVIGLTAGEVKPSEILTTDIISARGRTVRPKTLNQKRYVDAIDRHTVVFGIGPAGTGKTYLAMAKAVQALQAKQVSRIILTRPAIEAGERLGFLPGTLSDKIDPYLRPLYDALHDMVEAESVPKLLTSGTIEVAPLAYMRGRTLNDAFIILDEAQNTSSEQMKMFLTRLGFGSKVVVTGDVTQIDLPGGVRSGLRQVTQILDGLEDIAFCTLTSRDVVRHRLVGKIVAAYDSYDSIQQGRGGR, from the coding sequence ATGGTGACGCTGCTAGGGCCCCGAGATACTTTCCTCCGGGTGTTGGAGGACCGGCTGTCCGCGGACCTCCACGTGCGGGGCGGGCAGGTCACGCTCACCGGAGACCCGGAGGCTGTGGCTGCAGCTGACGAGGTGCTGACAGAGCTCATCACGATCATCCGCACCGGGCAGGGACTTACCGAGGAGACGGTGGAACGGGTCATCGGCCTTACCGCCGGTGAGGTGAAGCCCTCCGAGATTCTCACCACCGACATCATCTCCGCGCGGGGCAGGACGGTCCGGCCCAAAACGCTCAACCAGAAGCGCTACGTGGACGCCATCGACCGGCACACGGTGGTTTTCGGGATCGGCCCGGCAGGCACCGGCAAGACATACCTGGCCATGGCCAAGGCGGTACAGGCGCTCCAGGCCAAACAGGTGAGTCGCATCATCCTGACGCGCCCCGCGATTGAGGCGGGGGAGAGGCTGGGCTTCCTGCCCGGCACCCTAAGCGACAAGATCGACCCGTACCTGCGTCCCCTGTACGACGCCCTGCACGACATGGTCGAGGCTGAGTCGGTACCCAAGCTCCTGACCTCCGGCACCATCGAGGTCGCACCGCTGGCCTACATGCGTGGCCGCACGCTCAACGACGCCTTCATCATCCTGGACGAGGCCCAGAACACCTCATCGGAGCAGATGAAGATGTTCCTGACCCGCCTCGGGTTCGGCTCCAAGGTCGTGGTGACGGGCGATGTCACACAGATCGATCTCCCTGGCGGGGTACGCAGCGGGCTCCGCCAGGTCACCCAGATCCTTGACGGCCTGGAGGACATCGCATTTTGCACCCTCACGTCCCGCGACGTGGTGCGTCACAGACTGGTCGGCAAGATCGTCGCAGCCTACGATTCCTATGACAGCATCCAGCAGGGCAGGGGCGGTAGATGA
- the ybeY gene encoding rRNA maturation RNase YbeY: MIDINNESGVKADELGLVALARFALSRLRIHPQADLSILLVDEATMAEYHQRFMDLPGPTDVMSFPMDELREPSDDEDPPLGLLGDIVLCPQVTARQAAENGREPDAEAEYLLIHGLLHLLGHDHAEPEEKAVMFGLNDRIIAAWEVARNNRRSDRAAGQ, translated from the coding sequence ATGATCGACATCAACAACGAGTCCGGGGTCAAGGCGGACGAGCTGGGATTGGTTGCCCTGGCCCGGTTCGCTCTCAGCCGGCTGCGTATCCACCCTCAGGCAGACTTGTCGATCCTTTTGGTGGATGAGGCCACCATGGCCGAATACCACCAGCGTTTCATGGACTTGCCCGGCCCGACAGACGTGATGAGCTTCCCGATGGACGAGTTGCGAGAGCCCTCCGACGACGAGGATCCGCCGCTGGGCCTGCTCGGCGACATCGTGCTGTGTCCTCAGGTGACGGCCAGGCAGGCAGCGGAGAACGGCCGGGAGCCAGACGCTGAGGCCGAGTACCTCCTGATCCACGGGCTACTTCACCTGCTCGGGCACGATCATGCCGAGCCTGAGGAGAAGGCCGTCATGTTCGGCCTGAACGACCGGATCATCGCTGCCTGGGAGGTGGCGCGCAACAACCGCCGCAGCGACCGTGCAGCAGGTCAGTGA